One genomic region from Deltaproteobacteria bacterium encodes:
- a CDS encoding GTPase ObgE yields the protein MDFVDQAKIYVKAGDGGPGCVSFRRERFVPRGGPDGGDGGRGGDVILRVNTGLNTLLSFRRKRHFRAGKGRAGKGKNQQGKSGSDIVIEVPPGTVVKDSENVFVLADLTDPEADWVAARGGIGGKGNARFVSSTRQAPRYAQPGMPGDERWLILELKLIADVGLIGLPNAGKSTLLSRISAARPKIADYPFTTLVPNLGVVELSDDRTMVVADIPGLIEGAHKGVGMGLDFLRHIERTKVLLYVLDASQGKDSVRRSYRTIREEMEKYHAPLLEKYQAIALNKIDITDEGDSEEAKEILAKEGHKIYTISALTGFGVSSLMEDLYQTVASFTIS from the coding sequence ATGGACTTTGTTGATCAGGCCAAAATATACGTTAAGGCCGGAGATGGAGGGCCCGGGTGTGTAAGCTTTCGACGGGAACGCTTTGTTCCCAGGGGAGGGCCTGACGGAGGTGATGGAGGCCGTGGAGGGGATGTCATCCTCAGGGTTAATACCGGGCTCAATACACTGCTTTCCTTTCGCAGGAAGCGTCATTTCAGGGCGGGGAAGGGCCGGGCCGGAAAAGGAAAAAACCAGCAGGGTAAGAGCGGTTCGGATATTGTCATAGAGGTACCCCCTGGCACTGTGGTAAAGGATTCAGAGAACGTATTTGTGCTGGCGGATCTCACGGATCCGGAAGCAGACTGGGTTGCCGCCAGGGGAGGGATAGGCGGGAAGGGAAATGCACGTTTTGTGTCTTCAACACGTCAGGCACCACGCTATGCCCAGCCGGGCATGCCGGGGGATGAGCGATGGCTGATTCTTGAGCTGAAGCTCATTGCCGATGTGGGCCTTATAGGGCTTCCCAATGCAGGAAAATCAACCCTGCTTTCAAGAATATCCGCGGCAAGGCCCAAAATAGCAGATTATCCGTTTACTACCCTTGTGCCGAACCTGGGCGTAGTAGAGCTTTCTGATGACAGGACCATGGTAGTGGCTGACATACCTGGTCTCATTGAAGGGGCACATAAGGGTGTCGGCATGGGTCTTGATTTTTTGAGGCATATTGAGAGGACCAAAGTGCTGCTGTATGTTCTGGATGCCTCTCAGGGGAAGGATTCGGTCCGGCGCAGTTACCGGACCATCAGGGAGGAAATGGAAAAATACCATGCACCTCTTCTTGAAAAATACCAGGCAATAGCCTTGAATAAGATCGATATTACGGATGAGGGCGACAGTGAGGAAGCCAAAGAGATCCTGGCCAAAGAAGGCCATAAGATCTATACTATTTCAGCCCTTACCGGATTTGGAGTATCTTCCCTTATGGAGGATTTATATCAGACAGTGGCATCCTTCACGATAAGTTGA
- the proB gene encoding glutamate 5-kinase: METRSQVRGRKFLQSVRRIVVKIGSAVLTDRNGLDDRVIADLCAQIASLRREDREVTIVSSGAVAAGMGKLLELRSPKTVPEKQALAAVGQGRLIQAYEDAFRNHDIQVAQILLTREGLVSRYRYLNAKNTLKTLLQWGIIPIVNENDTVATEELQFTDNDALAVLIVNLVEAEVLVCLSDVNGLYDRDPREDANAKRIPEVSKVDKSITDLASDYLGRAGRGGMKSKLEAARMVTACGVPMVVAKGRADRVLPRLFSGEDLGTLFCPNRRRIHGRKPWIVLALDRKGILEIDEGAVKAMVDNGKSLLPVGIRGVQHDFEAGACVVCRDGSGKEVAVGLSNYNSGDIRKICGCQTGEIYDRIGHQGTGEVIHRDNMVILL; encoded by the coding sequence ATGGAAACCAGGTCTCAGGTACGGGGCCGTAAGTTTTTACAGTCCGTACGCAGGATCGTGGTAAAGATTGGAAGCGCTGTCCTCACGGACAGAAACGGCCTTGATGACCGGGTAATAGCCGACCTTTGCGCCCAGATCGCCTCACTCCGCAGGGAAGACCGGGAGGTTACCATTGTCTCTTCCGGGGCTGTAGCTGCCGGCATGGGAAAACTTCTTGAGCTTCGATCACCCAAAACCGTCCCTGAGAAACAGGCCCTGGCCGCGGTAGGGCAGGGGCGTCTCATTCAGGCCTATGAGGATGCCTTCAGAAATCATGACATCCAGGTAGCCCAGATCTTGCTCACCAGGGAAGGACTGGTTTCAAGGTATCGCTATCTCAATGCAAAGAACACCTTAAAAACCCTGCTGCAGTGGGGCATCATCCCGATTGTCAATGAAAATGATACCGTAGCAACAGAGGAGCTCCAGTTCACTGACAATGACGCCCTTGCCGTACTGATCGTGAATCTGGTGGAGGCAGAGGTCCTCGTCTGCCTGAGTGATGTAAATGGTCTTTATGACAGGGATCCAAGAGAGGATGCAAACGCAAAGCGTATTCCAGAGGTCTCCAAGGTGGACAAATCAATAACCGATCTTGCCAGTGATTACCTGGGAAGGGCCGGGCGCGGGGGTATGAAGTCTAAATTGGAAGCAGCCCGAATGGTGACTGCCTGCGGTGTTCCCATGGTGGTTGCCAAGGGACGTGCTGACCGTGTATTGCCCCGGCTCTTTTCCGGTGAAGACCTGGGCACGCTGTTTTGCCCGAACAGGAGAAGGATACACGGGCGAAAGCCCTGGATAGTTCTTGCCCTTGACCGCAAAGGCATCCTCGAAATCGATGAGGGAGCGGTCAAGGCGATGGTGGATAACGGCAAGAGCCTTTTGCCCGTCGGGATCAGAGGAGTTCAGCACGATTTCGAGGCCGGGGCCTGTGTGGTGTGTCGCGACGGCTCTGGGAAAGAGGTCGCTGTAGGGCTCAGCAACTACAATTCAGGTGACATTCGCAAGATTTGCGGCTGTCAGACAGGTGAGATATATGACAGAATCGGCCATCAAGGAACGGGTGAAGTCATACACAGGGATAATATGGTAATTTTATTGTAA